A single region of the Candidatus Hydrogenedentota bacterium genome encodes:
- a CDS encoding sugar phosphate isomerase/epimerase encodes MIELGMHTDNWRPLSGGFAKAAEAAVTYGIKHLEFAAIHGQYFIQAMGYEPGISLESNPRALKRYCDQRGLAISQIDGAYPLMGPDGSAYGVQYVRQCIRFAAELDCPMVDTTDGAIEIEGLSRDEVFRITCDNYRQVLSWAEDYRIVINVEPHGPYTNDGEFMLKLFKHFESEWLRCNFDTGNSFIAGHDPLEYLKTLRPYVSHCHIKDVSAGLAAAARGEDTGIACSEVAIGGGVNAGNIKNCLAFLKQTNWDGVVSLECYGSDENVRQSVEFLRALV; translated from the coding sequence ATGATTGAGCTTGGAATGCACACCGACAATTGGCGGCCGCTCAGCGGGGGATTCGCAAAGGCGGCGGAAGCCGCGGTCACCTACGGCATCAAACATCTCGAGTTTGCCGCTATTCACGGCCAGTACTTCATCCAGGCCATGGGCTACGAACCGGGAATCTCGCTCGAATCGAATCCGCGCGCGTTGAAACGCTACTGCGACCAACGCGGGCTGGCCATCTCGCAAATCGACGGCGCCTATCCCCTCATGGGTCCCGACGGCTCCGCCTACGGCGTGCAGTACGTCCGGCAATGCATCCGGTTTGCGGCCGAGCTCGACTGCCCGATGGTGGACACCACCGACGGCGCAATCGAAATCGAAGGACTCAGCCGCGACGAAGTGTTCCGCATCACCTGCGACAACTACCGCCAGGTCCTCTCCTGGGCGGAGGACTACCGGATCGTCATCAACGTGGAACCCCACGGCCCCTACACCAATGACGGTGAGTTCATGCTGAAGCTGTTCAAACACTTCGAATCCGAATGGCTACGGTGCAACTTCGACACCGGAAACTCCTTCATCGCCGGCCACGATCCGCTTGAGTACCTGAAAACGCTGCGGCCATATGTTTCCCACTGCCACATCAAGGACGTCAGCGCCGGCCTGGCCGCCGCGGCCCGAGGCGAAGACACCGGCATCGCCTGCAGCGAAGTCGCCATCGGCGGCGGCGTCAACGCCGGCAACATCAAGAACTGCCTCGCCTTCCTCAAGCAGACAAATTGGGACGGCGTCGTCTCCCTCGAGTGCTACGGCAGCGACGAGAATGTTCGCCAGAGCGTTGAGTTCCTGCGGGCTCTCGTCTGA